Proteins from a single region of Pseudopedobacter saltans DSM 12145:
- a CDS encoding SLBB domain-containing protein, with protein sequence MNIQKVVLLLNVFIALQIVVPAKAQNINQQNFSNIRVDELSDDQIRQFVKQVESSGMSEAQLEQVATARGMSSSEIQKLRQRVEKIKTQGGGAASGTAGKKEATLKSKDGSRSRSFEGEVDSLSKSDSKKSESEAEIALASLRSKIFGKDLFANSSTTFEPNLRLATPLNYVIGTGDQILIDIYGYSEVSYQLEVSPEGNINIPYAGIVPVSGLTVEAATSRIKAKLSPIYTGLKSGNTKLSVAIGDIRSIKVILTGEVTKPGTYTLPSLATVFNALYSSGGPTENGSFRAIEIIRNGKKIATLDVYDFLLKGDLKNNIRLQDQDIVRIPTYINRVEIVGEVKRPAIFEMKSGENLQDLLNFAGGFTERAYQARIKVLKNTSTERKISDVVADAFSTYKPQSGDKFFVTEILDRFENRVSVEGAVFRPGQYELTPGLTVKQLLQNAEGLKEDAFKTRAYITRLTPKNDTEILSVNLDRILNGADPDVTLKREDVLYVSSIFDLREQYNLTIEGEVRNPGTFDYAKNTSLEDLIIQAGGFKESATPKRIEISRRVINQDSVAASATAKTADVFQIDVNRDLSSVASKFILKPYDIVVVRSAPGYEVQKMVRVEGEVLYPGTYSITRKDERISDLIRRAGGLTQLAYPKGASLKREGIIQNQLDKEKEEIKVEQFKKSQKDAKDTLNMELNNKVLRNSFVGIDLESILDKPGKRTDLFLEEGDIISIPKELQTVKVSGEVLSPNTVLYKKSKNFKQYINQAGGFSQKALRSRSYIMYANGSVRSTKKFLFFNNYPVVTTGSEIFVPKEEEKRKMTAGETAALISGMASVGAILLGVMNLIK encoded by the coding sequence ATGAATATTCAAAAAGTTGTTTTATTACTAAATGTGTTTATAGCGTTGCAGATTGTAGTTCCGGCAAAAGCACAGAATATCAACCAACAAAATTTCAGTAATATTCGTGTAGACGAATTAAGTGACGATCAGATTCGCCAGTTTGTAAAGCAAGTTGAATCTTCTGGAATGTCAGAAGCACAGCTCGAACAGGTTGCTACGGCAAGAGGGATGTCTTCTTCTGAAATACAAAAGCTGAGACAGCGCGTAGAGAAGATTAAGACACAGGGAGGTGGAGCAGCATCTGGCACAGCTGGAAAAAAAGAGGCTACCCTAAAAAGTAAAGACGGTAGCAGAAGCCGTTCTTTCGAAGGTGAGGTAGATTCATTAAGTAAATCCGATAGTAAAAAATCGGAATCCGAAGCGGAAATTGCTTTGGCTTCTTTAAGATCTAAAATCTTTGGCAAAGACCTTTTTGCCAATTCATCTACCACATTTGAACCAAATTTAAGATTAGCAACTCCCCTGAATTACGTTATTGGTACCGGAGACCAGATCCTGATTGATATATATGGCTATTCGGAAGTCAGCTATCAGCTGGAGGTCAGTCCCGAAGGTAATATCAATATCCCTTATGCTGGGATTGTTCCAGTTTCCGGCTTAACTGTAGAGGCAGCAACATCAAGAATTAAAGCGAAGCTATCACCTATTTATACCGGCTTGAAATCCGGAAATACGAAATTAAGCGTGGCCATAGGCGATATCCGCAGTATCAAAGTTATTTTAACAGGAGAAGTAACAAAACCAGGAACCTATACACTTCCTTCTTTGGCGACGGTATTCAATGCCTTGTATTCTTCTGGCGGGCCCACAGAAAATGGTTCATTCAGGGCTATCGAAATTATCAGAAATGGCAAGAAAATAGCTACACTGGATGTTTATGACTTCCTGTTGAAAGGAGATTTAAAAAATAATATCCGGCTTCAAGATCAGGATATTGTCAGAATACCTACCTATATTAACCGGGTAGAAATAGTTGGTGAAGTTAAACGACCAGCTATTTTCGAAATGAAATCAGGTGAAAATTTGCAGGATCTGTTAAATTTTGCAGGAGGGTTTACAGAAAGAGCTTATCAGGCCAGGATAAAAGTCTTGAAAAACACATCAACTGAAAGAAAAATTTCTGATGTTGTTGCTGATGCTTTTTCTACTTATAAACCGCAATCCGGGGATAAATTTTTTGTAACGGAAATTTTGGACAGATTTGAAAATCGGGTTTCTGTAGAGGGAGCCGTTTTTAGGCCAGGCCAGTATGAATTAACTCCCGGACTAACGGTTAAGCAGCTATTGCAAAATGCGGAGGGACTGAAGGAAGACGCCTTTAAAACAAGAGCGTATATTACCAGACTGACTCCTAAAAATGATACAGAGATCTTGTCGGTGAATCTGGATAGAATATTAAACGGAGCTGATCCCGATGTGACTTTAAAAAGAGAGGATGTTCTTTATGTATCTTCAATATTTGATTTAAGAGAACAATATAACCTGACTATCGAAGGAGAAGTGCGGAATCCGGGTACCTTTGATTATGCAAAAAATACCAGTCTGGAGGATTTAATCATCCAGGCGGGAGGTTTTAAGGAATCGGCTACACCGAAAAGAATTGAGATATCACGGAGAGTGATTAATCAGGACAGTGTTGCTGCTTCAGCGACTGCGAAAACAGCTGATGTATTTCAGATCGATGTAAACAGAGATTTAAGTAGTGTAGCTTCTAAATTTATATTAAAACCATATGATATTGTTGTGGTAAGAAGTGCTCCCGGTTACGAAGTTCAAAAAATGGTTAGGGTGGAAGGCGAAGTGCTCTATCCGGGTACTTACAGTATCACAAGAAAGGATGAGCGTATTTCTGATCTGATAAGAAGAGCAGGTGGCCTGACTCAGTTGGCTTATCCTAAAGGGGCATCATTGAAAAGAGAGGGTATTATTCAAAATCAACTGGATAAAGAAAAGGAAGAAATTAAGGTTGAGCAATTTAAAAAGTCACAGAAAGATGCTAAGGATACCCTGAACATGGAGCTGAATAATAAGGTTCTTAGAAATAGTTTTGTGGGAATAGATTTAGAGTCTATATTGGATAAACCAGGAAAACGTACCGATTTATTTTTGGAAGAAGGGGATATCATCTCGATACCAAAAGAACTCCAGACCGTTAAGGTGAGCGGCGAAGTGCTTTCTCCAAATACCGTATTATATAAGAAATCAAAAAACTTTAAACAATATATCAATCAGGCGGGAGGATTCTCTCAGAAGGCTTTACGTTCCAGGTCTTATATTATGTATGCGAATGGATCAGTAAGGAGTACCAAGAAATTTTTATTTTTTAACAATTATCCGGTAGTAACTACAGGTTCGGAGATTTTTGTGCCTAAAGAAGAAGAGAAGAGAAAAATGACTGCAGGGGAAACTGCAGCTTTAATTTCAGGAATGGCCTCTGTTGGAGCAATTCTTCTGGGGGTTATGAATCTGATAAAGTAG
- a CDS encoding nucleotide sugar dehydrogenase produces MLDHQTDKRIAVLGLGYVGLPLACLFATKYPVVGFDIDEERIAALRGGYDRTGEVEKKRLLDLTLSETPFFSEHEGIYFSADIESIRSANVYIITVPTPVDKNNHPDMRLLFKASEIVGKVISNGDVVIYESTVYPGATEEDCVPIIESVSGLNYNKDFFVGYSPERINPGDRERTVEKIRKITSGSNPQTALTVDELYKSVIVAGTYLAPTIKVAEAAKVIENSQRDINIAFVNELAIMFNLMGIDTQEVLAAAGTKWNFLPFKPGLVGGHCIGVDPYYLAQKAQQYGYHPEILLAGRRLNDAMGEYVASQIVKCMVKKDINIKGAEVLMLGFTFKENCSDVRNTKVIDIVENLMDYGLDVVVYDPYADHAEVEKQYGVKCQSSLDTKKYDALVLAVAHQEFETIRFGDLKKDKSIIYDVKGLLPYADGRL; encoded by the coding sequence ATGTTAGACCATCAAACAGATAAAAGAATAGCAGTACTGGGTTTAGGTTATGTTGGCTTACCTTTGGCTTGCCTTTTTGCTACTAAATATCCTGTAGTGGGGTTTGATATTGATGAAGAGCGTATCGCTGCACTCCGAGGAGGGTATGACCGAACGGGAGAAGTTGAGAAAAAGCGTTTACTGGACCTTACCTTAAGTGAAACACCGTTCTTTTCTGAACATGAAGGTATCTATTTCTCTGCAGATATAGAGTCTATCAGGAGTGCGAATGTTTATATCATAACTGTACCAACCCCTGTTGATAAAAATAATCATCCGGATATGAGACTACTTTTCAAAGCCTCTGAAATAGTAGGAAAGGTGATCTCGAATGGGGATGTTGTAATTTATGAGTCGACAGTTTATCCTGGAGCCACAGAAGAAGATTGTGTCCCTATTATAGAGTCTGTTTCCGGTTTAAATTATAATAAAGATTTTTTTGTCGGTTATTCACCAGAGCGTATTAATCCGGGCGATAGGGAACGAACTGTTGAAAAAATCCGAAAAATTACATCCGGGTCTAATCCCCAAACTGCTTTAACAGTAGACGAATTGTACAAATCCGTTATCGTTGCCGGAACTTATTTAGCACCAACTATCAAAGTTGCGGAAGCAGCAAAAGTTATCGAAAATTCACAAAGAGATATTAACATAGCTTTTGTTAACGAACTGGCAATTATGTTCAACCTAATGGGGATAGATACGCAGGAAGTACTGGCTGCTGCCGGTACAAAATGGAATTTTTTACCTTTTAAACCGGGTCTGGTTGGGGGGCATTGTATAGGTGTTGACCCTTATTACCTTGCACAAAAGGCCCAACAATATGGCTATCATCCTGAAATATTGTTAGCCGGACGGAGACTAAATGATGCCATGGGAGAGTATGTTGCTTCTCAGATTGTAAAATGCATGGTTAAGAAAGATATTAATATCAAGGGTGCCGAAGTGTTGATGCTGGGCTTTACTTTTAAAGAGAATTGCTCTGATGTGAGAAATACCAAGGTTATTGATATTGTCGAAAATCTGATGGACTATGGCCTTGATGTAGTTGTTTATGACCCCTATGCAGATCACGCTGAAGTGGAAAAACAGTATGGGGTGAAGTGTCAAAGTAGTTTAGATACGAAGAAATACGATGCTTTGGTTTTAGCAGTAGCCCATCAGGAGTTTGAGACTATCAGATTTGGTGATCTTAAAAAAGACAAATCAATTATTTATGATGTAAAAGGACTTCTTCCCTACGCTGATGGCAGATTGTAA